Proteins found in one Brevibacillus brevis genomic segment:
- the rnz gene encoding ribonuclease Z — translation MIVTFLGTGSGAPTTRRNVSGIGLRFLQAGKWWLFDCGEGTQHQLLRAPMKISQLDKIFITHLHGDHLYGLIGLLASRSLRNTEPTPLELYGPPGLDKYFRAIMEASPVHLQYPLEIKIVSEGVIYEDEEIVVSCRMAKHRVPSFAYAVVEKEKTGAFQVELAKQAGVPSGPLFGALKRGEQVTLEDGRVLDGKDFVGEPQPGRKIVFSGDTEPSHAVLELAKGADLLVHEATYAHHDKELATRSGHSTAREAAQIAKEAGVKQLCLTHFSPRYEDEDGDFSMEDLLAEAQQIFPATQLADDLGSISVKRERNDGRKK, via the coding sequence GTGATCGTTACATTTTTAGGCACCGGATCAGGTGCACCCACTACGCGAAGAAATGTGAGTGGGATCGGCTTGCGATTTTTACAGGCAGGAAAGTGGTGGTTGTTTGACTGCGGAGAGGGGACGCAGCACCAGCTACTGCGAGCACCGATGAAAATCAGTCAATTGGACAAAATTTTTATCACCCATCTGCATGGGGATCATCTGTACGGACTGATCGGACTGCTTGCGAGCCGGTCATTGCGCAATACCGAGCCAACTCCGTTAGAGCTGTACGGACCACCGGGGCTCGATAAATATTTTCGAGCGATCATGGAGGCAAGTCCGGTTCATTTGCAATATCCATTAGAAATAAAAATCGTCAGTGAGGGCGTAATCTACGAGGACGAAGAGATCGTGGTGAGCTGTCGGATGGCGAAGCATCGCGTGCCTTCGTTTGCTTATGCCGTGGTGGAAAAGGAGAAGACAGGAGCATTTCAAGTAGAACTGGCAAAGCAGGCCGGGGTGCCGTCAGGGCCGCTGTTTGGAGCCTTGAAGAGAGGAGAACAGGTCACACTCGAGGATGGTCGTGTTCTGGACGGGAAGGACTTCGTTGGAGAGCCGCAGCCAGGACGCAAAATCGTCTTCAGTGGAGATACGGAACCGAGCCACGCGGTACTCGAGCTGGCAAAAGGGGCGGATTTGCTCGTCCACGAAGCGACCTACGCCCATCACGACAAGGAGCTGGCGACCAGAAGCGGGCATTCCACAGCACGAGAGGCGGCTCAAATTGCCAAAGAGGCTGGCGTGAAACAACTGTGTCTGACTCACTTCAGTCCACGTTATGAAGATGAAGACGGGGATTTTTCGATGGAGGATTTGTTGGCAGAGGCGCAGCAAATTTTCCCAGCGACCCAATTGGCTGACGATCTCGGCAGCATTTCTGTCAAGCGAGAGAGAAACGATGGGAGAAAGAAATAA
- a CDS encoding YczE/YyaS/YitT family protein: MSGRGSNRSIAVRYMMFVLGLFVGAFGTVLAIKANLGVAPWETFHIGLQKTFGLTIGLWSQIVGVVVIFATYLVAKIKPNFGMFLNMICFGFFLDLILWLDFIPELQSIWARFLMFLAGVVVLAVGIGMYLSPSLGAGPRDSFMLAMNERLGWSIQRVRLIIEVTVLLAGAALGGPVSIGTILIALLTGPMIQRTIPFWRQVMKKQYELPEPVERQAS, translated from the coding sequence GTGTCTGGCAGAGGTTCCAACCGGTCGATTGCGGTTCGCTACATGATGTTTGTGCTTGGCTTGTTCGTTGGTGCATTCGGTACGGTGCTGGCCATTAAGGCAAACTTAGGCGTAGCACCCTGGGAAACCTTTCACATCGGCCTGCAAAAAACATTTGGATTAACGATTGGCCTATGGTCTCAGATCGTAGGAGTCGTTGTCATTTTCGCCACGTATTTGGTGGCAAAAATCAAGCCCAATTTTGGAATGTTCTTAAATATGATTTGCTTTGGCTTTTTTCTCGATCTTATCCTATGGTTGGATTTTATTCCTGAACTGCAATCAATTTGGGCGAGGTTCTTGATGTTTCTCGCAGGTGTTGTTGTTCTGGCTGTCGGAATCGGGATGTATTTGTCTCCTTCTCTTGGTGCGGGTCCGCGTGACAGCTTTATGCTGGCGATGAATGAGCGTCTTGGCTGGAGTATCCAGCGAGTCCGCCTCATCATAGAAGTAACCGTCCTGCTCGCAGGAGCAGCTTTGGGTGGACCTGTGTCAATCGGAACGATTCTGATCGCGCTGTTAACGGGACCAATGATTCAAAGGACGATTCCGTTTTGGCGTCAAGTTATGAAAAAACAGTATGAACTGCCCGAGCCAGTTGAAAGACAAGCGAGCTAA
- a CDS encoding YjcZ family sporulation protein encodes MSLFNGGFDDFALILVLFVLLVIVACSCD; translated from the coding sequence ATGAGTCTGTTCAACGGAGGATTTGACGACTTTGCTTTAATACTGGTGTTGTTCGTATTGCTCGTTATCGTTGCTTGCTCTTGCGACTAA
- a CDS encoding stage VI sporulation protein F, translating into MAKAKGKARAKVKLKAKGNPRDLLKSINKKSKKKWTMGDVRSLAKDFSMKDLKDDKKLSELIKKVSKAVGVKLSDQQMSSVKKQVHDRLG; encoded by the coding sequence ATGGCAAAAGCAAAAGGAAAAGCAAGGGCAAAAGTCAAGCTCAAAGCGAAGGGCAATCCACGTGATTTACTGAAGTCCATCAACAAGAAAAGCAAGAAAAAATGGACGATGGGCGATGTACGATCACTGGCAAAAGATTTTTCCATGAAAGACTTGAAGGACGACAAGAAATTAAGCGAGCTGATTAAAAAAGTCAGCAAGGCAGTCGGTGTCAAATTATCCGACCAGCAAATGTCCAGTGTAAAAAAGCAAGTGCATGATCGTCTCGGATAA
- a CDS encoding S8 family peptidase, protein MKIVSFHRDTPFTEILSDLKTKVLTKTERLPWRCYDDLSCLCVKQKIFEQHEELFRRYKAMVEENITVSVHAEGEDEIPWGVRYVGAQRLWRKGRGAGVKVAVIDTGISRDHFDLRDQIKGGIQLVRGKQNGHGTHVAGIIVAEMNQRGIVGVSPEAHLYDVRAFDHEGQSSLSTILQALQWSIANKMDVINMSFGMPQYSEAMARAVGRAHQQGIVLVASAGNGGGEAEYPARYDGVIGVSAIDQTGKLASFSARGKGVNMKAPGVDILSTWPGNQFKKLNGTSMAAPHVAGLKALEIGRKRKKA, encoded by the coding sequence TTGAAAATTGTCAGCTTTCATCGGGATACGCCATTTACCGAGATACTGTCAGATTTGAAAACCAAGGTTCTGACCAAAACCGAGAGACTTCCATGGCGATGCTATGATGACCTTTCTTGCTTGTGTGTCAAACAAAAGATTTTTGAGCAGCATGAGGAGCTTTTTCGAAGGTATAAAGCGATGGTGGAAGAGAACATTACCGTAAGCGTCCATGCGGAAGGGGAGGATGAAATCCCGTGGGGCGTGCGATATGTAGGGGCACAAAGATTGTGGCGAAAGGGGCGCGGAGCAGGCGTCAAAGTCGCTGTCATCGATACAGGAATCTCCCGGGATCATTTTGATTTGAGAGATCAAATAAAGGGCGGCATCCAACTTGTACGCGGCAAACAAAATGGACACGGTACGCATGTCGCAGGAATCATCGTAGCTGAGATGAACCAAAGAGGAATTGTGGGAGTGTCTCCTGAGGCCCATTTGTATGACGTCCGTGCTTTTGATCATGAAGGTCAATCATCTTTGTCGACCATTTTGCAGGCTCTGCAATGGTCGATTGCCAATAAGATGGATGTGATCAACATGAGCTTTGGCATGCCCCAATATAGCGAAGCAATGGCGCGAGCAGTTGGCAGGGCCCATCAGCAAGGAATCGTACTGGTGGCTTCTGCAGGAAACGGAGGGGGAGAGGCGGAGTATCCCGCTCGGTACGATGGTGTCATAGGGGTTAGTGCGATTGATCAAACGGGAAAATTGGCATCGTTCAGTGCGAGAGGCAAGGGCGTAAATATGAAGGCACCCGGAGTTGATATTTTGTCTACGTGGCCGGGCAATCAGTTTAAAAAGCTGAATGGTACTTCTATGGCTGCCCCGCATGTGGCAGGGCTGAAAGCGCTAGAAATTGGTCGCAAACGAAAAAAAGCGTAG
- a CDS encoding YaiI/YqxD family protein encodes MSKGRVLIDADACPRQALLTAQALCKELDWICLTFASYNHQIGNANHVTVDAGPQAVDMKLANETSPGDVVVTQDIGLAALILGKKAHALTPHGMVFDPERIAFHLEERNEKARYRRGGGRTKGPAARTREDDQRFAESLRFLIERGDQQ; translated from the coding sequence ATGTCAAAAGGACGTGTTCTTATCGATGCGGATGCTTGTCCGCGCCAGGCACTCTTAACCGCCCAAGCATTGTGCAAAGAGCTCGACTGGATCTGTTTGACCTTTGCCAGTTATAATCATCAAATCGGCAACGCAAATCATGTGACGGTAGATGCCGGGCCACAAGCGGTAGATATGAAGCTGGCGAACGAAACGAGTCCGGGGGATGTCGTGGTGACACAAGATATTGGTCTGGCAGCTCTCATTCTCGGGAAGAAAGCCCATGCCCTGACACCACACGGGATGGTTTTTGACCCAGAACGGATTGCGTTTCACTTGGAAGAACGAAATGAAAAAGCGAGATATCGCCGCGGGGGAGGTCGTACGAAGGGGCCTGCTGCTCGTACACGAGAAGACGATCAACGATTTGCTGAGTCCCTGCGCTTTTTGATAGAAAGAGGAGATCAACAATGA
- a CDS encoding phosphatase PAP2 family protein, with the protein MIQTTRKNGYVGGALAFAVLATIMFALYLAGRVAGMDQAAIAFAESIRSDVGTAFFRLVTNLGGGMFLVPVAVIMIVVLYIKKYRVEAMFVLISLGVSEVANELLKLFFARPRPSGVNLIELPESFSFPSGHAMIGPAFYCMVGFWIAQWFAEKRWSSLVQPAIFIFVVLLAFSRVYLGVHFLSDVLTGFFLSMCWYFLLRLGYEEWMGRRSTVVDPIPHSR; encoded by the coding sequence ATGATTCAGACAACTAGAAAAAATGGATATGTAGGCGGAGCACTAGCGTTTGCTGTTCTTGCTACGATCATGTTTGCCCTCTACCTAGCAGGGAGAGTGGCAGGTATGGATCAAGCTGCCATCGCATTTGCGGAGTCGATTCGCTCGGATGTTGGGACTGCCTTTTTTCGATTGGTAACCAATCTGGGCGGAGGCATGTTCCTTGTACCAGTAGCAGTGATTATGATCGTTGTCCTATACATAAAGAAATATCGTGTGGAGGCAATGTTTGTTCTCATTTCCCTCGGTGTCAGTGAAGTCGCAAATGAGCTTTTAAAGCTGTTTTTTGCCAGACCTAGACCGAGTGGCGTCAATCTGATTGAGCTGCCGGAGTCCTTTTCGTTTCCGAGTGGTCATGCAATGATCGGACCAGCCTTTTATTGCATGGTCGGGTTTTGGATTGCCCAGTGGTTTGCGGAGAAAAGATGGTCGTCGCTTGTGCAGCCTGCGATTTTTATTTTCGTGGTATTGCTCGCGTTCAGCCGTGTGTACTTGGGCGTTCATTTTTTGAGTGATGTGCTTACCGGCTTTTTCCTGTCGATGTGCTGGTACTTTCTCCTTCGTCTTGGCTATGAAGAATGGATGGGGAGACGAAGCACAGTCGTCGACCCCATACCGCATTCCAGATAA